In the genome of Rhodoferax fermentans, one region contains:
- a CDS encoding Crp/Fnr family transcriptional regulator: MAMLTTSDLLRRVPIFAGLTPAQISQLSGNVVKQRYKRGELIVEQGKKSGALFIILSGRARVVMTDRRGKEVILNTLGPGDCIGEMSLIDGESHSASVKTDVQTDVLVLSYSEFVRCLAENQSIAFWIMKGLVQRLRKSGEMVSSLALMDVYGRVAKVLVDAAQPQGESDLVICEKMTRQDIAKMVGASREMVSRVMRDFEEQGFIQTNEAGCFVLKERRLALRQLP, translated from the coding sequence ATGGCTATGTTGACAACGTCGGATTTATTGCGCAGGGTGCCTATTTTTGCGGGGCTCACCCCGGCGCAGATATCTCAATTGTCCGGCAATGTGGTCAAGCAGCGCTACAAGCGGGGTGAATTGATCGTTGAACAGGGCAAAAAAAGTGGTGCCTTGTTCATCATCCTGTCGGGTCGGGCCCGGGTTGTCATGACCGACCGACGTGGCAAAGAGGTGATCCTTAACACCCTCGGGCCGGGCGATTGCATCGGTGAGATGAGCCTGATCGACGGTGAAAGTCACTCAGCCAGCGTCAAGACCGATGTCCAGACCGATGTGCTGGTGCTCAGCTACTCCGAGTTTGTGCGCTGCCTGGCCGAGAACCAGAGCATCGCGTTCTGGATCATGAAGGGACTGGTGCAGCGCTTGCGCAAATCGGGCGAGATGGTCAGCTCGCTGGCGCTGATGGATGTGTACGGGCGTGTGGCCAAGGTGCTGGTGGACGCCGCCCAGCCCCAGGGTGAGAGTGATCTGGTGATCTGCGAAAAAATGACGCGCCAGGACATTGCCAAAATGGTGGGCGCCTCGCGTGAAATGGTCAGCCGGGTGATGCGTGATTTTGAAGAGCAGGGTTTCATCCAGACCAATGAAGCTGGTTGTTTTGTGTTGAAAGAACGTCGTCTGGCTTTGCGCCAACTCCCATGA
- the trxB gene encoding thioredoxin-disulfide reductase → MTIQRHTQVLILGSGPAGYTAAIYAARANLSPLLITGMAQGGQLMTTTEVDNWPSDVDGVQGPDLMARFLAHAERFKTEIVFDHINQVDFSKRPFTLTGDSGSYTCDALILATGASAKYLGLPSEEAFMGRGVSGCATCDGFFYRNEVCCVVGGGNTAVEEALYLSNIASKVYLIHRRDKFRAEPIMIDKLMDKVASGRIELRTFSTLEEVLGDQSGVTGARIKNVNTGALEDLTLKGCFIAIGHSPNTGIFEGQLAMENGYIITQGGNKGFATQTSVPGIFAAGDVQDHVYRQAITSAGTGCMAALDAQRFLEQQA, encoded by the coding sequence ATGACAATCCAACGCCACACACAAGTTCTGATCCTAGGTTCCGGCCCCGCTGGTTACACCGCGGCCATCTACGCCGCCCGCGCCAACCTGTCGCCACTGCTGATCACCGGCATGGCCCAGGGCGGCCAACTGATGACCACCACCGAGGTCGACAACTGGCCATCCGATGTGGACGGTGTGCAGGGCCCGGACCTGATGGCGCGTTTTCTGGCGCATGCCGAACGTTTCAAGACCGAGATTGTGTTTGATCACATCAACCAGGTTGATTTCTCCAAACGCCCGTTCACCTTGACCGGTGACAGCGGCAGCTACACCTGTGATGCACTGATTCTGGCCACAGGCGCGTCTGCCAAGTACCTGGGACTGCCCTCGGAAGAGGCTTTTATGGGCCGCGGTGTGTCAGGCTGCGCCACCTGTGACGGCTTTTTCTACCGCAATGAGGTCTGTTGTGTGGTCGGTGGTGGCAACACCGCCGTCGAAGAAGCACTGTACCTGTCCAATATTGCGTCCAAGGTGTATCTGATCCACCGCCGCGACAAGTTCCGTGCCGAGCCGATCATGATCGATAAACTCATGGACAAAGTGGCCTCGGGCCGGATTGAACTGCGCACCTTCAGCACCCTCGAAGAGGTGTTGGGTGACCAGAGTGGTGTGACCGGTGCCCGCATCAAAAACGTGAACACCGGCGCGCTGGAAGACCTGACGCTCAAAGGCTGCTTCATCGCCATCGGCCATTCCCCCAACACCGGCATTTTCGAAGGCCAGCTGGCCATGGAAAACGGCTACATCATCACCCAAGGCGGTAACAAGGGCTTTGCCACCCAGACCAGTGTGCCCGGCATTTTTGCCGCAGGCGACGTGCAGGACCACGTCTACCGCCAGGCCATCACCAGCGCCGGCACAGGCTGTATGGCGGCGCTCGATGCCCAGCGTTTTCTGGAACAACAGGCCTGA
- the rpmB gene encoding 50S ribosomal protein L28, which yields MARVCEVTGKGPMVGNTVSHANNKNKRRFLPNLQYRRFWVESENRWVRLRISNAGLRLIDKNGIDAVLADLRARGQA from the coding sequence ATGGCACGCGTATGTGAAGTCACGGGCAAAGGCCCGATGGTTGGGAACACAGTTTCCCACGCCAACAACAAAAACAAGCGTCGGTTCCTGCCGAACCTGCAATACCGCCGTTTCTGGGTGGAATCTGAAAATCGCTGGGTTCGCCTGCGTATTTCCAACGCCGGTCTGCGTTTGATCGACAAAAACGGTATCGACGCTGTGCTCGCAGACCTGCGCGCACGTGGTCAAGCCTAA
- the rpmG gene encoding 50S ribosomal protein L33, translating into MAAKGGREKIKLESTAGTGHFYTTDKNKKTTPEKLLIKKFDPKARKHVEYKEMKLK; encoded by the coding sequence ATGGCAGCCAAAGGCGGACGCGAAAAAATCAAGCTGGAATCAACAGCTGGCACCGGTCACTTCTACACCACCGACAAAAACAAGAAGACCACTCCCGAGAAATTGCTGATCAAGAAATTTGATCCCAAGGCTCGCAAACACGTGGAATACAAGGAAATGAAGCTGAAGTAA
- a CDS encoding methylglyoxal synthase, which produces MNFGLAAHRLHRMGTECTLLRWARVCEPALRQLGITWHATGGAHDTLVVNDLFRGQLMSVGYGRDGGLMRLASRIAGGLTPEAELDGVFFFIDPVNPTSIFPEAQALKRQCVIHGKPFVATFAGAVEWVALELVRAGVGTGPVPMAAQLLALESQVVALIAHDALKEDMVDFAMKHFDTLSRFAGRVATGTTGSRLNAMAWARGWPASQPWVTCYQSGPLGGDSQIAELVLDRRCQKVIFFEDPHVARQHEADIQLLDRAVYSAGDVTTCFNTPAMAGRWAEAVAKSS; this is translated from the coding sequence ATGAATTTTGGACTGGCAGCACATCGCCTGCACCGCATGGGAACAGAGTGCACCTTGCTGCGTTGGGCGCGTGTGTGTGAACCGGCGCTGCGGCAGCTCGGAATCACTTGGCACGCCACCGGTGGGGCGCATGACACATTGGTGGTCAACGACTTGTTTCGTGGCCAGTTGATGTCGGTGGGTTATGGCCGGGATGGCGGCCTGATGCGGCTCGCGTCGCGGATTGCGGGTGGGCTGACGCCTGAGGCAGAGCTTGATGGGGTGTTTTTTTTCATCGACCCGGTCAACCCGACCTCGATTTTTCCGGAGGCGCAGGCCCTCAAGCGCCAATGTGTGATCCATGGCAAACCCTTTGTGGCCACCTTTGCCGGTGCGGTGGAGTGGGTGGCCTTGGAGCTGGTGCGTGCGGGTGTCGGCACCGGGCCGGTGCCGATGGCCGCGCAGCTGCTGGCGCTGGAATCCCAGGTGGTGGCACTGATCGCCCACGATGCACTCAAAGAGGACATGGTCGACTTTGCCATGAAACACTTTGACACCTTGTCGCGTTTTGCTGGACGGGTTGCCACCGGCACCACCGGCAGCCGCCTCAATGCCATGGCCTGGGCGCGTGGCTGGCCGGCATCCCAACCCTGGGTCACCTGTTACCAGAGCGGCCCACTCGGTGGGGATTCCCAGATCGCCGAGCTGGTGCTGGATCGGCGCTGTCAGAAAGTGATCTTTTTTGAAGACCCGCATGTGGCACGCCAGCATGAGGCCGACATCCAGCTGCTTGACCGTGCGGTCTACAGCGCAGGTGATGTCACCACCTGTTTCAACACCCCCGCCATGGCCGGGCGCTGGGCTGAGGCGGTGGCAAAAAGCAGTTAA
- a CDS encoding DesA family fatty acid desaturase — translation MVLFTLVMTHITMICVTIFLHRHQAHRALDLHPAASHFFRFWLWLTTGQVTKEWAAIHRKHHAKCEQRDDPHSPQVYGIKTVLLQGYELYRKEASNLDTLARYGHGTPDDWLERNVYSRFSSAGVILMLLIDLTLFGAAGLAVWAVQMMWTPVMAAGIINGAAHYWGYRNFEAPDASTNISPWGVLIAGEELHNNHHTYPTSAKLSVKPYEFDIGWMYISLLQRLHLAKVKKTPPRLALGSVRPVADEQTLEALIHNRFELMARYAQGMRSAFKQEVKALRARQADASVIRAAKSWLHRDADKIPAEMAAQLAAARAASPVLDKMVVMREELRQMWLNRLHTREQLAAELQAWCQRAEASGIAALQEFSKKLRAVQA, via the coding sequence ATGGTGCTGTTCACGCTGGTGATGACCCACATCACCATGATTTGCGTCACCATCTTTTTGCACCGGCATCAGGCGCACCGCGCGCTCGATTTGCATCCGGCGGCCTCGCATTTTTTCCGCTTCTGGCTCTGGCTCACCACCGGGCAGGTCACCAAGGAGTGGGCGGCCATCCACCGCAAACACCACGCCAAGTGTGAGCAGCGCGACGACCCGCACAGCCCGCAGGTGTACGGCATCAAAACCGTGCTATTGCAAGGTTACGAGCTGTACCGCAAGGAAGCGTCCAACCTCGACACCCTGGCGCGTTATGGCCACGGCACACCTGACGACTGGCTGGAGCGCAACGTTTACAGCCGGTTTTCGTCGGCCGGTGTGATCCTGATGCTGCTGATTGATCTGACTCTGTTTGGTGCGGCCGGGCTGGCGGTGTGGGCGGTGCAGATGATGTGGACCCCGGTGATGGCGGCTGGCATCATCAATGGCGCGGCGCACTACTGGGGTTACCGCAACTTTGAGGCGCCCGACGCCAGCACCAACATCTCGCCCTGGGGTGTGCTGATTGCGGGTGAGGAGTTGCACAACAACCACCATACCTACCCGACCTCGGCCAAGCTGTCGGTCAAGCCTTATGAGTTTGACATCGGCTGGATGTACATCAGCCTGCTGCAGCGCCTGCACCTGGCCAAGGTCAAAAAGACACCACCTCGGCTGGCGCTGGGCAGCGTACGGCCCGTGGCGGATGAGCAGACGCTGGAGGCGCTGATCCACAACCGCTTTGAGTTGATGGCGCGTTACGCCCAGGGCATGCGCAGCGCGTTCAAGCAGGAGGTCAAAGCCCTGCGCGCGCGCCAGGCCGATGCCAGTGTGATCCGCGCTGCCAAAAGCTGGTTGCACCGCGATGCCGACAAGATCCCTGCAGAGATGGCCGCGCAGCTGGCGGCAGCCCGTGCGGCTTCGCCGGTGCTCGACAAAATGGTGGTGATGCGTGAAGAGCTGCGCCAGATGTGGCTCAACCGCTTGCACACGCGTGAGCAACTCGCCGCCGAACTGCAGGCCTGGTGCCAGCGCGCCGAGGCCAGTGGCATTGCGGCCTTGCAGGAGTTTTCAAAAAAGCTGCGCGCCGTGCAAGCCTGA
- a CDS encoding RsmB/NOP family class I SAM-dependent RNA methyltransferase, whose protein sequence is MHPKALLDACSELVRLTLKFDHPADAIVSRFFRDHRGLGPRERATLAETVYTVLRKKNLFDHFAPSGSGPKERRLAILGFYGPGDFLRSALSDQEINWLDQCEKIQPQDLMDRHRHNLPEWLVQPLKDQLGDGFWPLVESFNKGAGLDLRVNTFKAKRTDVQKALAESGIKALPTPYSPWGLRISGKPALNKHPAFVAGDFEVQDEGSQLLAMLLDAKRGEMVVDFCAGAGGKTLAIGAAMRSTGRLYAFDTSAGRLDAFKSRLARSGLSNVHPAAIAHERDDRVKRLSGKIDRVLVDAPCTGMGTLRRNPDLKWRQDMKAVEEMAVKQTAILQSAARLVKSGGRLVYATCSVLPQENEAIAQAFSEANKDFEPLDVGEVLTQLKVEQAATLCSGGDNGQCYLRLWPHQHQTDGFFAAVWQRK, encoded by the coding sequence ATGCATCCAAAAGCCCTGCTTGACGCCTGTTCTGAACTGGTGCGTCTCACCCTCAAATTTGATCACCCGGCCGACGCCATTGTGTCGCGCTTTTTCCGCGACCACCGCGGCCTGGGGCCGCGTGAGCGTGCCACCCTGGCCGAAACCGTCTACACGGTCTTGCGCAAAAAAAACCTGTTTGACCACTTTGCGCCATCCGGCAGTGGCCCCAAAGAGCGGCGCCTGGCGATTCTGGGTTTTTACGGCCCGGGTGATTTCCTGCGCAGCGCCCTGAGTGATCAAGAAATCAACTGGCTCGACCAGTGTGAAAAGATCCAGCCACAAGACCTGATGGATCGCCACCGCCACAACCTGCCCGAGTGGCTGGTGCAGCCGCTCAAAGACCAGCTCGGTGACGGTTTCTGGCCGCTGGTGGAGAGTTTCAACAAAGGCGCCGGGCTTGATCTGCGCGTCAACACCTTCAAGGCCAAACGGACCGATGTGCAAAAAGCGCTGGCCGAATCCGGCATCAAGGCGCTGCCCACGCCGTACTCCCCCTGGGGCCTGCGTATTTCGGGCAAACCAGCGCTGAACAAACACCCTGCCTTTGTGGCTGGCGACTTTGAGGTGCAGGACGAAGGCTCGCAACTGCTGGCGATGCTGCTGGACGCCAAACGCGGCGAGATGGTGGTCGATTTTTGTGCCGGTGCCGGTGGCAAGACGCTGGCGATTGGTGCGGCCATGCGCAGCACTGGGCGGCTTTATGCGTTTGACACCTCGGCTGGGCGGCTCGATGCCTTCAAGTCGCGCCTCGCGCGCAGCGGGCTGTCCAATGTGCACCCGGCTGCTATTGCGCATGAGCGTGATGACCGCGTCAAACGCCTGTCAGGCAAGATCGACCGGGTGCTGGTGGATGCACCCTGCACCGGCATGGGCACGCTGCGACGTAACCCCGACCTCAAATGGCGCCAGGACATGAAGGCCGTTGAGGAGATGGCGGTCAAACAGACGGCTATTTTGCAAAGCGCCGCGCGTCTGGTGAAGTCGGGTGGCCGCCTGGTCTATGCGACCTGCAGCGTGTTGCCGCAGGAAAACGAAGCGATTGCCCAGGCTTTCTCCGAGGCCAACAAGGACTTTGAGCCGCTGGATGTGGGTGAAGTGTTGACCCAGCTTAAAGTCGAGCAAGCGGCCACCTTATGCAGCGGTGGGGACAACGGTCAGTGTTATTTGCGACTGTGGCCTCACCAGCACCAGACCGACGGCTTTTTTGCCGCAGTCTGGCAGCGTAAATAA
- a CDS encoding efflux transporter outer membrane subunit: MHPTPLRTARFCPSARPSLLLTLTTCLALAGCANLSTTPDSQEPVWEASSTAAQQPTAWWDDFQDPLLSQLVNQALQANTSIRSAQAALQQARALRDVGVATAGPNLSLSGSGQRSKTESSEASNRFTAGLDAGWEVDVFGANRSSIRASEADALASQASLRDVQVSITAEVALAYLQLRGTQSQLAIAQNNLASQQQTLQITQWRAQAGLVTSLEVEQAQTAAAQTAAQIPSLLTNLAQTRHSLAVLTGQRPLDLDTLLLPERAVPQANSTMSQQIPAETLRQRADVRAAEYRIRAALARVDAADAARYPSFKLGGSLSLSALTLAGLGNGATLVSSLLGSVSVPLIDGGAGKSRVLAQEAALEQARASYQSTVLTALKEVEDALMALQNDRERLVLLQQAATAARNADLLAQNRFASGLIDFQTVLQTQRTLLSTQDSVASLQATLGADHVRLVKALGGGWQAQP, from the coding sequence ATGCACCCCACACCGCTTCGCACCGCCCGCTTTTGCCCGTCTGCCCGCCCCAGCCTGTTGCTCACACTGACCACCTGCCTGGCATTGGCCGGATGCGCCAACCTGAGTACAACTCCTGACTCACAAGAGCCGGTTTGGGAGGCAAGCAGCACTGCGGCCCAGCAACCCACCGCCTGGTGGGACGATTTTCAAGACCCCTTGTTGAGCCAACTGGTGAACCAGGCTTTGCAGGCCAACACCAGCATCCGCTCTGCGCAAGCCGCCTTGCAGCAAGCGCGCGCCCTGCGGGATGTGGGTGTGGCCACGGCGGGCCCCAATCTGAGCCTGTCCGGCTCAGGCCAGCGCAGCAAAACCGAGAGCAGCGAGGCCAGCAACCGCTTCACGGCCGGGCTGGACGCCGGGTGGGAAGTGGATGTGTTTGGTGCCAACCGCAGCAGCATCCGCGCCAGTGAGGCCGACGCACTCGCCTCCCAGGCCAGCCTGCGCGATGTGCAGGTCAGTATCACGGCCGAGGTGGCGCTGGCTTACCTGCAGTTGCGTGGCACCCAGAGCCAGCTGGCCATTGCCCAGAACAACCTGGCCAGCCAGCAACAAACCCTGCAGATCACCCAGTGGCGTGCCCAGGCCGGTCTGGTAACCTCGCTCGAGGTGGAGCAGGCGCAAACCGCTGCGGCGCAGACCGCCGCGCAAATCCCCTCGCTATTGACCAATCTGGCCCAGACCCGCCACAGCCTGGCGGTATTGACCGGTCAGCGGCCGCTGGATCTGGACACCCTGCTGCTGCCAGAGCGTGCTGTGCCGCAAGCCAACAGCACAATGAGCCAACAGATCCCCGCCGAGACCCTGCGCCAGCGTGCCGATGTGCGTGCCGCCGAGTACCGCATCCGCGCCGCACTGGCACGGGTGGATGCAGCGGATGCCGCGCGTTACCCCAGCTTCAAGCTGGGTGGTTCCCTGTCTCTGAGCGCCCTGACCTTGGCGGGCCTGGGCAACGGCGCCACGCTGGTCAGCAGCCTGCTAGGCTCGGTCTCGGTGCCGCTGATCGACGGTGGCGCTGGCAAAAGCCGGGTACTGGCGCAGGAAGCCGCGCTGGAGCAGGCCCGCGCGAGCTACCAGAGCACGGTGTTGACCGCCCTCAAAGAGGTGGAAGACGCGCTGATGGCACTCCAAAACGACCGCGAACGCCTGGTTTTGCTGCAACAAGCAGCGACCGCTGCGCGCAACGCCGACCTGCTGGCACAAAACCGTTTTGCCAGCGGCCTGATCGACTTCCAGACCGTGCTGCAAACCCAGCGCACCCTGCTCAGCACCCAGGACAGCGTGGCCAGTCTGCAGGCCACATTGGGTGCCGACCATGTCCGGCTGGTCAAAGCGCTGGGTGGCGGCTGGCAGGCGCAGCCCTGA
- a CDS encoding efflux RND transporter periplasmic adaptor subunit has product MNTPISPTPPTPQPNALQALLAAKPKPTWWKRRSLWAAVVLIAAGSGGYWAWSLNQQKNAAPSYITEPVTKGNLTLNVTANGTLQPTRSVSIGSELSGTVRRVLVDINDRVKQGQVLVELDTAKLGDQVTRSRAALAVAQAQLAQATATVKENRASLARLEEVARLSGGKVPSATELDTARAGMERAVAAELSARASVDSARASLSTDETNLSKASIRSPINGVVLTRSVDPGNAVAASLQAVTLFTIAEDLSQLQLKVNVDEADVGRVKVGQKASFTVSAFPTRRFPATITTVSYGSTITDNVVTYVTQLDVANADLSLRPGMTATSTITAVERKGVLLVPNTALRFNPAKTNTAAAKSGGGIMSSMMPRMPPGRSKSVSGGATKQVWVLRDGVPEAVTVTPGISDGRMTEITDGALSEGLAVITEQRSNASAKKP; this is encoded by the coding sequence ATGAACACCCCTATCTCCCCCACCCCACCCACACCCCAGCCCAACGCGCTGCAGGCCTTGCTGGCCGCCAAGCCCAAGCCGACCTGGTGGAAGCGCCGAAGCCTCTGGGCTGCTGTTGTATTGATAGCTGCAGGCTCAGGCGGTTATTGGGCTTGGAGCCTCAATCAGCAAAAAAATGCGGCGCCCAGCTACATCACCGAGCCAGTCACCAAAGGCAACCTGACGCTCAACGTCACCGCCAACGGCACGCTGCAACCCACACGCTCGGTCAGCATCGGCAGTGAACTCTCGGGCACCGTGCGCCGCGTGCTGGTGGACATCAACGACCGGGTCAAACAGGGCCAGGTGCTGGTAGAGCTCGACACCGCCAAGCTGGGTGACCAGGTGACCCGTTCACGCGCCGCACTGGCGGTGGCGCAAGCCCAGCTGGCCCAGGCCACGGCGACCGTCAAGGAAAACCGCGCCAGCCTGGCCCGGCTCGAAGAAGTGGCCCGGCTGTCGGGTGGCAAAGTGCCCTCGGCCACCGAGCTCGACACCGCGCGGGCAGGCATGGAGCGCGCCGTGGCCGCTGAGCTGAGTGCCCGCGCCAGCGTCGACTCGGCCCGTGCCTCCTTATCCACCGACGAGACCAACCTGTCCAAAGCGTCCATCCGCTCACCGATCAACGGTGTGGTGTTGACCCGTAGTGTCGACCCGGGCAACGCGGTGGCCGCCTCATTACAAGCCGTGACCCTGTTCACCATTGCCGAGGATTTGAGCCAGCTGCAGTTGAAAGTGAATGTGGACGAGGCCGACGTGGGCCGGGTCAAGGTTGGACAAAAGGCCAGCTTCACCGTCAGCGCCTTCCCGACGCGGCGCTTTCCGGCCACCATCACCACGGTGTCGTATGGTTCGACCATCACCGACAACGTCGTCACCTATGTGACCCAGCTTGATGTGGCCAACGCCGACCTGAGCCTGCGCCCCGGCATGACCGCCACCAGCACCATCACGGCGGTTGAGCGCAAGGGGGTGCTGCTGGTGCCCAACACCGCGCTGCGTTTTAACCCGGCCAAGACCAACACAGCAGCGGCCAAATCGGGTGGCGGCATCATGTCGAGCATGATGCCGCGTATGCCCCCGGGGCGCAGTAAAAGTGTCTCGGGCGGCGCGACCAAACAGGTATGGGTGCTGCGTGACGGTGTGCCCGAGGCGGTGACGGTCACCCCTGGCATCAGCGACGGTCGTATGACCGAGATCACCGACGGCGCCCTTAGCGAAGGTTTGGCGGTGATCACCGAACAACGCAGCAACGCCAGCGCCAAAAAACCATGA
- a CDS encoding ABC transporter ATP-binding protein, which produces MSSEPLIQLKQVTKVYGQGATALLALKGVDLAIDAGDFVAIMGPSGSGKSTAMNTLGCLDTPTSGEYIFNGVHVEHLSRDQRALLRRNYLGFVFQGFNLLARTSAQENVELPLLYRGEPTQKRHAAAKKALASVGLAGWEHHTPAELSGGQQQRVAIARAIVTEPAVLLADEPTGNLDTKRSHEIMHLLWKLNVDHGITVLMVTHESDMADYAKRIVRFVDGLVASDVRNPHPLALTEATVTQTEESI; this is translated from the coding sequence ATGAGCAGCGAGCCGCTGATCCAGCTCAAACAGGTGACCAAGGTCTACGGCCAGGGCGCCACCGCCCTGCTCGCCCTCAAAGGGGTGGATCTGGCTATCGATGCGGGTGACTTTGTCGCCATCATGGGCCCCAGCGGCTCGGGTAAATCCACCGCGATGAACACCCTCGGTTGCCTGGATACACCCACCTCGGGCGAGTACATCTTCAACGGTGTGCATGTGGAACACCTGTCGCGTGACCAGCGTGCGTTATTGCGGCGGAACTACCTGGGTTTTGTGTTCCAGGGCTTCAACCTGCTGGCGCGCACCTCGGCGCAGGAAAACGTCGAACTGCCCCTTCTATACCGGGGTGAACCCACCCAAAAGCGCCATGCCGCCGCCAAAAAGGCGCTGGCCTCGGTCGGTCTGGCGGGCTGGGAGCACCACACGCCAGCAGAGCTATCCGGTGGTCAACAACAGCGCGTGGCGATTGCCCGCGCCATCGTCACCGAGCCCGCCGTGCTGCTGGCCGATGAACCCACCGGCAACCTGGACACCAAACGCAGCCACGAGATCATGCACCTGCTCTGGAAGCTCAATGTGGACCACGGCATCACCGTGCTGATGGTCACCCATGAGAGCGACATGGCCGACTACGCCAAACGCATCGTGCGTTTTGTCGACGGTCTGGTGGCCAGTGATGTGCGCAACCCGCATCCGCTGGCACTGACCGAAGCAACTGTCACCCAGACCGAGGAGAGCATCTGA
- a CDS encoding ABC transporter permease codes for MWLNTLLLALRSIRRNLMRSFLTILGIVIGVSAVITMVTVGNGATLSVQNQIAGLGTNLLQIRPGQRMGGPGGSGAPSFREADAIAIRSQVSGLLAVAAEGRTSATIVADGRNWGSSVIGSTNDWLVTGNWKLSEGRSFSDDEERGGASVCLVGQTIQRELFSGNSALGAFIRVKQITCEVIGVLGSKGQGAFGNDQDDVVLVPLHTLQRRITGNLRINTLLVSMVDGADPERVKATLTELLRERRKLAEADEDNFNVLDTKQLGETFASTTKVMTMLLGAVAAVSLLVGGIGIMNIMLVSVTERTREIGLRLAIGALEGEVLLQFLIEAVVLSALGGLIGIVLATGASIGLARLMDVPYVFNVGVNLLSFVFSAAIGVLFGYVPARRAARLDPIEALRHE; via the coding sequence ATGTGGCTCAACACCTTGTTGCTGGCGCTGCGCTCGATCCGGCGCAACCTGATGCGCTCGTTTTTGACGATCCTGGGCATTGTGATTGGTGTCAGCGCAGTGATCACGATGGTGACCGTGGGCAACGGCGCCACCCTGTCGGTGCAGAACCAGATCGCCGGGCTGGGCACCAACCTGCTGCAAATCCGGCCCGGCCAGCGCATGGGCGGACCCGGTGGCAGTGGCGCACCGTCTTTCCGCGAGGCCGATGCCATCGCCATCCGCAGCCAGGTCAGCGGCTTGTTGGCAGTGGCGGCTGAGGGCCGTACCTCAGCCACCATCGTTGCCGACGGGCGCAACTGGGGCAGCAGCGTGATTGGCAGCACCAACGACTGGCTGGTCACCGGCAACTGGAAACTCAGCGAGGGTCGCTCTTTCAGCGACGACGAAGAACGCGGTGGCGCCTCGGTCTGCCTGGTGGGCCAGACGATCCAACGCGAGCTGTTTTCTGGCAACAGCGCGCTGGGCGCCTTCATCCGGGTCAAACAAATCACCTGCGAGGTCATTGGGGTGCTGGGCTCCAAGGGCCAGGGTGCTTTTGGCAACGACCAGGACGATGTGGTGCTGGTGCCTTTGCACACGCTGCAGCGGCGCATCACCGGCAACCTGCGTATCAACACCTTGCTGGTGTCGATGGTGGACGGCGCCGACCCCGAACGTGTCAAAGCCACCCTGACCGAGCTGCTGCGCGAGCGACGCAAGCTGGCCGAGGCCGACGAAGACAACTTCAATGTGCTCGACACCAAACAACTCGGCGAGACCTTCGCCAGCACCACCAAGGTCATGACCATGCTGCTGGGTGCGGTGGCTGCGGTGAGCCTGCTGGTGGGCGGCATCGGCATCATGAACATCATGCTGGTGAGTGTGACCGAGCGCACGCGTGAGATCGGCCTGCGCCTGGCGATTGGTGCGCTGGAAGGTGAGGTGCTGCTGCAGTTTTTGATAGAGGCGGTGGTGCTCTCGGCCCTGGGTGGCCTGATCGGCATTGTGCTGGCCACAGGTGCGTCCATCGGGCTGGCGCGGCTGATGGATGTGCCCTACGTCTTCAACGTGGGTGTCAACCTGCTGTCCTTCGTGTTTTCAGCGGCGATTGGGGTCTTGTTTGGCTACGTGCCGGCCCGCCGCGCGGCGCGGTTGGACCCAATTGAGGCGCTGCGGCACGAGTGA
- the purN gene encoding phosphoribosylglycinamide formyltransferase: protein MKNIVILISGGGSNMLAILKAAQRDNWAAQYQAQVAAVISNKASAGGLVLARAQGVATEVLDHTSFASREAFDAALMARIDSYATPGHPPLVLLAGFMRILTPGFVNHYAGRLVNIHPSLLPAFAGLNTHQRAIDAGCQVAGATVHLVTPELDHGPILAQAVVPVLPGDSADTLAARVLTQEHLIYPRAVVKLLQDK from the coding sequence ATGAAAAACATCGTTATTTTGATCTCAGGCGGCGGCTCCAACATGTTGGCCATCCTCAAAGCCGCACAACGCGACAACTGGGCCGCCCAGTATCAGGCCCAGGTGGCCGCGGTGATTAGCAACAAGGCCAGCGCGGGTGGGCTGGTCCTGGCACGCGCACAAGGTGTGGCCACCGAGGTGCTTGACCACACTAGCTTTGCCAGCCGCGAGGCGTTTGATGCGGCGCTGATGGCGCGCATCGACAGCTACGCCACCCCCGGCCACCCGCCGCTGGTGCTGCTGGCGGGCTTCATGCGAATTCTGACGCCTGGGTTTGTCAACCACTATGCCGGACGGCTGGTCAACATCCACCCCTCGCTGCTGCCCGCTTTTGCCGGGCTCAACACCCACCAGCGCGCGATTGATGCGGGCTGCCAGGTGGCCGGTGCCACGGTGCATTTGGTGACCCCCGAGCTGGACCACGGCCCGATCCTGGCGCAAGCCGTGGTGCCGGTGTTGCCGGGGGACAGTGCAGACACATTGGCGGCACGGGTGCTCACACAGGAACACCTGATCTACCCGCGTGCGGTGGTGAAGTTGCTTCAAGATAAGTAG